Proteins encoded within one genomic window of Macrobrachium nipponense isolate FS-2020 chromosome 9, ASM1510439v2, whole genome shotgun sequence:
- the LOC135218107 gene encoding serine/arginine repetitive matrix protein 1-like, whose product METMKSSIRKLQAQLRAMESKGSFSKDYSRRKDVSLPVKSSKRLPSSSKRSSPSKRELSDSSRRSSPDRRAPSSRPNSPGRRSPSPDRHSSPPARRSPQSRHHEPNRSTSAHRRKDSNPSPVRRQYPSSSRSPRRRQALGPLKDQDSPMTYSSVERQEPSRRQDPFRCQEPSKCQDYLRRQEPSRRQDPIKRQDPVKRQDPIRRQEPPRHQEPSRTPSPVRSSPADKSPSPL is encoded by the exons ATGGAGACTATGAAGTCCTCCATCAGGAAGCTACAGGCTCAGCTGCGGGCAATGGAATCGAAAG GCTCCTTCTCTAAGGATTATTCACGAAGAAAGGACGTCTCTCTTCCAGTGAAGAGCTCTAAGAGGCTTCCCTCTTCTAGCAAGCGCTCCTCTCCGTCTAAGAGGGAACTCTCGGATTcgtccaggcgctcttctccagaccGGAGAGCCCCTTCTAGCAGGCCCAAttcgcctggtaggcgctcacctTCGCCCGATAGGCACTCTTCTCCTCCTGCCAGACGCTCTCCCCAGAGCAGGCACCATGAGCCTAACAGGAGCACCTCTGCGCACAGGCGCAAAGATTCCAACCCCTCTCCTGTCAGGCGCCAGTATCCCAGCAGTAGCCGCTCTCCTAGGAGGCGCCAAGCACTAGGTCCTCTCAAGGATCAGGATTCACCCATGACCTACTCTTCAGTTGAGCGCCAGGAACCTAGCAGACGCCAGGATCCCTTCAGgtgccaggagcctagcaagtgCCAGGATTACCTtaggcgccaggagcctagcaggcGCCAGGATCCCATCAAGCGCCAGGATCCCGTCAAGCGCCAGGATCCcatcaggcgccaggagcctccCAGGCACCAGGAACCCAGCAGGACCCCCTCTCCCGTGAGGAGTTCTCCAGCGGATAAAAGCCCCTCTCCTCTCTAA